Genomic segment of Eleutherodactylus coqui strain aEleCoq1 chromosome 1, aEleCoq1.hap1, whole genome shotgun sequence:
TTCCCTATATGTAGTGCAGTATAGATATTCCAGCTGATTGGCTCTATGATCTTTGCCTTCCCTATATGTAGTGCAGTATCGATATTTCAGCTGACTGGCTCTATGATCTTCGCCTTCCCTATATGTAGTGCAGGATCGATATTCCAGCTGACTGGCTCTATGATCTTCGCCTTCCCTATATGTAGTGCAGTATAGATATTTCAGCTGATTGGCTCTATGATCTTCGCCTTCCCCATATGTAGTGCAGTATCGATATTCCAGCTGACTGGCTCTATGATCTTCGCCTTCCCTATATGTAGTGCAGTATAGATATTCCAGCTGATTGGCTCTATGATCTTCACCCTCCCTATATGTAGTGCAGTATAGATATTTCAGCTGATTGGCTCTATGATCTTCGCCTTCCCTATATGTAGTGCAGTATAGATATTCCAGCTGATTGGCTCTATGATCTTCGCCTTCCCTATATGGAGTGCAGTATCGATATTTCAGCTGATTGGCTCTATGATCTTCGCCATCCCTATATGTAGTGCAGTATCGATATTCCAGCTGACTGGCTCTATGATGTTCGCCATCCCTATATGTAGTACAGTATAGATATTCCAGCTGATTGGCTCTATGATCTTCGCCTTCCCTATATGGAGTGCAGTATCGATATTTCAGCTGATTGGCTCTATGATCTTCGCCATCCCTATATGTAGTGCAGTATCGATATTCCAGCTGATTGGCTCTATGATCTTCGCCTTCCCTATATGTAGTGCAGTATAGATATTCCAGCTGATTGGCTCTATGATCTTTGCCTTCCCTATATGTAGTGCAGTATCGATATTTCAGCTGACTGGCTCTATGATCTTCGCCTTCCCTATATGTAGTGCAGGATCGATATTCCAGCTGACTGGCTCTATGATCTTCGCCTTCCCTATATGTAGTGCAGTATAGATATTTCAGCTGATTGGCTCTATGATCTTCGCCTTCCCTATATGTAGTGCAGTATAGATATTCCAGCTGATTGGCTCTATGATCTTCACCCTCCCTATATGTAGTGCAGTATAGATATTTCAGCTGATTGGCTCTATGATCTTCGCCTTCCCTATATGTAGTGCAGTATAGATATTCCAGCTGATTGGCTCTATGATCTTCGCCTTCCCTATATGGAGTGCAGTATCGATATTTCAGCTGATTGGCTCTATGATCTTCGCCATCCCTATATGTAGTGCAGTATCGATATTCCAGCTGACTGGCTCTATGATGTTCGCCATCCCTATATGTAGTACAGTATAGATATTCCAGCTGATTGGCTCTATGATCTTCGCCTTCCCCATATGTAGTACAGTATAGATATTCCAGCTGATTGGCTCTATGATCTTCGCCTTCCCTATATGGAGTGCAGTATCGATATTTCAGCTGATTGGCTCTATGATCTTCGCCTTCCCTATATGTAGTGCAGTATAGATATTCCAGCTGATTGGCTCTATGATCTTCGCCTTCCCTATATGTAGTGCAGTATAGATATTCCAGCTGATTGGCTCTATGATCTTCGCCTTCCCTATATGTAGTGCAGTATAGATATTCCAGCTGATTGGCTCTGTGATCTTCGCCTTCCCTATATGTAGTGCAGTATAGATATTCCAGCTGATTGGCTCTGTGATGTTCGCCATCCCTATATGTAGTGCAGTATAGATATTCCAGCTGATTGGCTCTGTGATGTTCGCCATCCCTATATGTAGTGCAGTATAGATATTCCAGCTGATTGGCTCTGTGATGTTCGCCTTCCCTATATGTAGTGCAGTATAGATATTCCAGCTGATTGGCTCTATGATCTTCGCCATCCCCATATGTAGTGCAGTATAGATATTCCAGCTGATTGGCTCTGTGATCTTCGCCATCCCCATATGTAGTGCAGTATAGATATTCCAGCTGATTGGCTCTGTGATGTTCGCCATCCCCATATGTAGTGCAGTATAGATATTCCAGCTGACTGGCTCTGTGATCTTCGCCATCCCTATATGTAGTACAGTATAGATATTCCAGCTGATTGGCTCTATGATCTTCGCCTTCCCCATATGTAGTGCAGTATAGATATTCCAGCTGATTGGCTCTATGATCTTCGCCTTCCCTATATGTAGTGCAGTATAGATATTCCAGCTGATTGGCTCTATGATCTTTGCCTTCCCTATATGTAGTGCAGTATCGATATTTCAGCTGACTGGCTCTATGATCTTCGCCTTCCCTATATGTAGTGCAGGATCGATATTCCAGCTGACTGGCTCTATGATCTTCGCCTTCCCTATATGTAGTGCAGTATAGATATTTCAGCTGATTGGCTCTATGATCTTCGCCTTCCCCATATGTAGTGCAGTATCGATATTCCAGCTGACTGGCTCTATGATCTTCGCCTTCCCTATATGTAGTGCAGTATAGATATTCCAGCTGATTGGCTCTATGATCTTCACCCTCCCTATATGTAGTGCAGTATAGATATTTCAGCTGATTGGCTCTATGATCTTCGCCTTCCCTATATGTAGTGCAGTATAGATATTCCAGCTGATTGGCTCTATGATCTTCGCCTTCCCTATATGGAGTGCAGTATCGATATTTCAGCTGATTGGCTCTATGATCTTCGCCATCCCTATATGTAGTGCAGTATCGATATTCCAGCTGACTGGCTCTATGATGTTCGCCATCCCTATATGTAGTACAGTATAGATATTCCAGCTGATTGGCTCTATGATCTTCGCCTTCCCTATATGGAGTGCAGTATCGATATTTCAGCTGATTGGCTCTATGATCTTCGCCATCCCTATATGTAGTGCAGTATCGATATTCCAGCTGATTGGCTCTATGATCTTCGCCTTCCCTATATGTAGTGCAGTATAGATATTCCAGCTGATTGGCTCTATGATCTTTGCCTTCCCTATATGTAGTGCAGTATCGATATTTCAGCTGACTGGCTCTATGATCTTCGCCTTCCCTATATGTAGTGCAGGATCGATATTCCAGCTGACTGGCTCTATGATCTTCGCCTTCCCTATATGTAGTGCAGTATAGATATTTCAGCTGATTGGCTCTATGATCTTCGCCTTCCCTATATGTAGTGCAGTATAGATATTCCAGCTGATTGGCTCTATGATCTTCACCCTCCCTATATGTAGTGCAGTATAGATATTTCAGCTGATTGGCTCTATGATCTTCGCCTTCCCTATATGTAGTGCAGTATAGATATTCCAGCTGATTGGCTCTATGATCTTCGCCTTCCCTATATGGAGTGCAGTATCGATATTTCAGCTGATTGGCTCTATGATCTTCGCCATCCCTATATGTAGTGCAGTATCGATATTCCAGCTGACTGGCTCTATGATGTTCGCCATCCCTATATGTAGTACAGTATAGATATTCCAGCTGATTGGCTCTATGATCTTCGCCTTCCCCATATGTAGTACAGTATAGATATTCCAGCTGATTGGCTCTATGATCTTCGCCTTCCCTATATGGAGTGCAGTATCGATATTTCAGCTGATTGGCTCTATGATCTTCGCCATCCCTATATGTAGTGCAGTATCGATATTCCAGCTGATTGGCTCTGTGATGTTCGCCTTCCCCATATGTAGTGCAGTATCGATATTCCAGCTGACTGGCTCTATGATCTTCGCCTTCCCTATATGTAGTGCAGTATAGATATTTCAGCACCACTGATGCTGGACAGCGGCACCGACAGATGGTAGAACTGATTCCTCAGTCCTCCACCATTGCTATCAGACTGATTAGACATTCAGACTAGAAGGTTCTATTTGCATGGGTGAATGCCAAGGAGGTCCGAGAGAATCCGACCCGCATCGCTCTGTAGGTAACTGCGATTGTGATGCATTTTGGCATAAAAAACGTATCGCATCCCAATTATGTACTTGCGATTTTCACAAAAAGATAACGCTTGGGCACAACTTCCGATAGTATTTACATGTCCAATAGCAAGCTGCGCTCAAGATTCTCGGGCGCAACTTGCATCGCACAGCATATGAACACCCAGTCTGCGTACTATGTGATGTGCGTGAGACCGCACAAGTGCATGCATTATCCTCGTGCGACACTCGcatgaaataggacatgcagcaactcCTCTATCTTGGACCTTCGGTCCGAGAGATAAATCCCTCCTGTGAAGacacaatgggttcttttcacgtgAGGCTCATCCACATCACAGCGAATGGAAATTCTGTGCGAAGATTTCCCATTCAAATCCCCCTACAGCCGGTTTCATCCGAACGTCAATCTCGCATGCGAGTGCATTGTCATGGTACCCATTTAAatcttcacacttgcgagaaaattgtgcaaatttGGCGCGATGCAAGAGAGTGAGAAAACACAAAGTTATGAAATCCATGATTTTCAATATCTTCATTCCTATTTGCGATATTTCCTGTCCTGCGATTTGGAAATCGCTGCATGCCCTATCTCtgcattttgcaatttttttctcgccatgtttctctatggagcctctgctTTATCGCATCAGAACgcatgaacttgcaatggttgtgcgatgtgttttcaaTATTAGCAACTCCTGTTTTCATCTAtagtgcaagaaaatcgcaaatAGCATCGCTGTCGCTCAGACATCACATGAGCACATATGTGATATGgacgcgattttctcacggcgatatcgcgctcaccagtgtgaaggagcccttagactaaTATTAcgcttgcccatgtaaataaacCTAAAGGAGGGGACTCATCAAAATTTTGTTGCTCTCTACTGAGAACCAACAACCCGGAGGTGAGAACTCTAGTTGGGTCTTCGGTTGCGCAGGGATTCGGCGTCGGCTTCCATTTCCCATTGAAAGTACTGCAGTTCTTTTGCAGGCAACCTGTGATGATTGCAAGAACTCGGATATTGGAAATCTTGAGATTGTCGTGTGATTCTTATCTCCATAGAGATTGCGTATAAATTGCAGTAAGGCCATGATTTTACAGCATTATTcattttacttaaaggggaaGTAAGCATTTATTTAACTTTTGCGCACCTGAAGTATTTGTACCCCTTTCATGTAGACCATGGACTGAGCTCTCATATATTAGGGCAATGATAAGTGGTATGTGCTCCCCATATACAATCTATTAGGTGTatcatagctataggggatggcGATGGGCCAATGATCTTTAATGCCCGGTCTGCATTAGATTGAaagacaaagtatattagaattaTCAGCATTACTATtcacatacactgaatgaccgCAACCCTCTCAGGATTGGCGCTTCGCTCTATGGAAATTATccccgtgaccctggagtgcgGCATTAAATCACGTAACCAGTTTTCGGTGGTcagtttaaggcctcgttcacatgagcgctgtttttgCGCATTAGAGGCGTGTGAAAAGAGCgcctctataagaaccaatggtttcctatcaaAGCGCactaaatactcgcaccaatcaaatataggacatgcgactgcaaagctcgcatctaaggtctgtggggcgagaaaagataggacctgacctagctTTGgaacatgctttccatagactcctatgggagttggaaaGCACGCAcccgatcgtgtgaacaggctaatTAAAAAAGGCTGGAATTCACCCGTTCCCgccatctttagtgcagtatggcCGCGATCTTTTTACACGCCTATACTGCGCAAAAACAGacctcatgtgaacaaggcctaattgtgaatccacatcagatgggaaaatccagcgatcggagcgacttcaaATGAGGCCCGggcatcggtgctggactagccgggcctCGCTGCCAACAGCGGGGATTTATCATGTGATGGTGTGGAggatataccgagaatggtgcgaTCACTTAGTGGGATCTACACCACGATGAACTGCTGTGATTCTGAAGGCCAGaggaggtccaacgcgctactagatgaaGGGCTCTAATCAAGAGGTCAGTCAGCGTGTAAATACGCATATTtgcaagtattaaccctttccactccaatttgtatcttagttttcctagggggttactctttttctgccgttatacaacagcgctatctgctggctaaagccagtactgcatgaggtgacacattggataggctccgacagtagagaggctggcaatatacagtaagagaaccccgacggatgtcttccaacatcggagctgtacagccttaaatcataatgtcttcagacgtcagacagtggattggaaagggttaaaaccaggTAGACAGTATTAGTCCGGCTCTGTTAGATATCTTTCCCTGCAGAACAAACCTATAATCTTAGTATAGGAGGTCAGAGTTGTTGACTTCTTCTATGGCAGTAAGTCGTGCTGAGACtacttttccaatttttttttcagcggATGCTCTCGCTTTCCTTGTTTTTCCCGAAAAacactatgggggacatttatCTAAACTAGTCCAAGTGGAAAGTAAACCTAATGAAAgctgaaatctgattggttgcaacTATTCCCCCTAGGCAGTTTTTGATACATCCTCCACAATTTGTATTTTCTTCTTCTGCCCCAAAATTTGTAAAGTTGGTTAAAAAATTCCAATAATATCCTTTCCTAAAAAATGGCCCGAGCCAAACTCTGCAAAAACATTCATCATTTTGGAAAATCAGTTAGAAAAGTAAATGAAAATTGCtccaatttatttaaaaaaaaggaatctcAGTTCTTTGTGTTAAAAAATCTTATTTGCATGATAAATGGAAATCCACTTCTTCACGGACGAGGGCCGACGGTGAGAATAAATATTTGATGTCACTATTTGATTGTCTATGACTTTGATGTATCGCTGCCATTGGAGACAATGAAGCTTGAACCATAAATAATTCACATGATGGCTCCTTCATCCGAAGTGTAACCCATCGGAAAGCTTCTGCTAAGTGGAAAGTGACAATGGGGTAATTAAACCCATCTGCTCCCTGCCTGACCCCAATCCGGACAATGAAGAGTTAACAAGCTGCAGTAACAAGCTGCCTCCTCTCCATTCATTTGAGACGTTGCGTTGCCTTGCGTGCTGACGGAGGAGCCATCTCTCTCCCAGCATCTCTCCTCCTCTAACCCCCACCTCATCATCAGCAGCAGCATTTGGGATGCAGATACCAGGGTGGGTGGGACCACTTCCTGCAGAGATCTTGCTTTCTGGTTGTGGCAGGGTTTCACTGCCAGGATTGCAAAGGAAACACCACACACACTGGTTGTGGGTGTGGAAGGATGTCCACCAGGATTGACTCGAGCTCCTGCATCATCATGCCATAGAGACTCCTGCAAGAAGTGTTCCATGATTGAGCAGAAGGAAGGAGGTCCCTGATCCTCATATTCCAGTGCTTGTCTTGCAGAGGGGGACTCATAGTGACAACACGACAAGGGAAAGGCGGAGAAAGGGCAATCACCGGAAGAGATTTAATTGCATCATGACTTAGAAAagcaccccaaaaacatttctctGGGAGTTGTCACATCTGGTGAGAATAACACTGTCTACTCTTGTCTTCAAGAAGGAGATCATCAGGATTGCACTTGACAAAACTGTTACTATTTTCTACGTCTTGCAAGGTGGGTGGAGGGGAGAGCCCAGTGTCCTTATTGTAGCAATACCTTGTTCTAGTTTGTAAGAGGCTTCCCACTACTGTTAGGGGGGAGACTATGGCATGGCCCTGTATTACCAGGGCGTGCTGTATAGCCCGTTTCTGGAATCAGCTGGATAAGGGTGACATTGCAGTTCCTTTGGTCTTCACCAAGTATTCCGAGGTCACCGAAGCAGGTCAGCAACATCATGCTTACCTTCAACAGCCGCAAGCCCGTCCTATTTCCTCTGCCATTGAGGCACAGCCTGCCCATGTAGAGGCAGATCATGGTGCTGGGTCTACCAGAGACTTGTCCCACCAAACTGGGCCTGGGCATAGCAAGGAGCCATCAGGTTCGGTCATGCGTCAGGATTATAAGCCCTGGAATGTAAAACCAGAGGCTAGCTGCAAACCCAAGTGTGAGTACCAACCATCTGAAGCTCCTTTTCAAAAAGAGACACAGTACCAGAAAGATTTCAAAGCTTGGCCCATACCTCGTCGTGGGGACCATCCTTGGATTCCAAAGCCCTCAGCAGGCCTCACTGCCCCAACAGCCTCAAGTGCTGCCAAAATGAAGAAAACACCAGTAGCCTTACCGGAGAAAAGGGCAGAGGAACCACCTAAGGTGGAGCCAACAGAATTAGTGATTCCCAAAGTCAAGGCATCTGTTACCTTTAGTAGTGTGGCTGATATACAGGCTACTCATAAAGATATTCCAGAAAAACGAAACAGGGAGAAATCTCCATCTTCAAGATGGTCCATGGAAGGCATGAGGCCAAGAGATGCAGCTGATATGCTCAACAGACAGATCAAAGAGGAAGGAGGAGTGAGCAGCTCATACAGGTCAGCAAAATTCTGTGTGTCACCAAACTCAACTTTTTGTTTCTCAGGGCCATAAACACCTGTCATTTAAAGTCCTCTAAATATCACGACCCAAATTATTACTCTGAACCCCTATGAACCAATCAGAGAAAAGCTAGTAAAGTCAAGCTAGTAAATGTAAACATCTGCTTGGTGTGGACTCTGCCTAATCTCACTTGTGGAAgcaatttttgaataaaaatttttgaataaaattaaattattcagttttttcttttaacatttttctatatttttttccatGAAAAACTTAAGGGCCATTTTATTTAGTAAGGCACAATAGCAATTAATTATTAATTAGCCTCTTATTTATTCCAGATCTGCAAAACACATCTGggcccaatttttaaaaaaatctggagATTTTATTTTGAATCTCTCAATTTACTGATCTTTTTCGTACAGACCTGAGTTATTATCTCACCTGGGAGATCTCAGCGCTGCAATTAGGTCTTAGATAAATGCTTCATCGTTATGGTTTTCTCAGAGAACATCGTGATGTCAGAGCTATGAGATAATTACTATCTCTTTATATCATTGGAACTTTCCAGAAGTGTTctgctaaaaaaatatattaatattttagCATTTATGTTTTTAATTGACTATTTCCTGCTGTAATATCTCATCATCATTTCATTCatgtttattagttttttttatttaaccttttttattgctttaccATCTTTACTTTGATAACTCTTAATTATTTTATTGtctttataacattttttatCTTACTCTTTATCATTATTATTTTGTTATTTCTGTTATTTATTTCTTTGATCTTTCTTAATCTATTAATATTACCTTGTTTTAGTTGCACAAAATATTGAATTAAACCTTCTCtataatcacccccccccccccccccgtaatagagCTATAAAACAGGGAAAAAAGCCTTTTTCTGATCCATCTACCCACTAGGGAATATTTCCGAATGCATTGTAAACATCATGACAACcgcctagcaaccaatcagcctTCAGGATTATGCAACATGGAAAACGATAAAATCAGCTGCTCATTGTCAACACAGAACCCCAAATACTTGCATAATAGACAATTCATTTGGATTTATCCAATTTGTTTGCAATTTTGCAcatttaaaaatcgcagcagctAAATATGACCATTCATTCTAGAATCAGGCTTTGaatattgctttaaatggagatctcaaataaaaaaaatagagtattttttaattgtgatttgcaaaaaaaaagtcaaataacAAAGATTGAATGCAACTAAATGCACAATGAAAATGAAGTAAAATGTTGCTCGGCTTTAGATCAGCCGCTCTTGTGTGAATCGATGATAAATGAGTATTATATTGGATTGGATTTTAGAATGTGACAATTTAGATTTCAATGAAAAGGGCAAAAATGTAACGAGTTTAGAAGCTGAGAGATATAGGGCTGACTGTATGTTTGTAATATCATAGAGATGCGATGGGCACTGTCCGCAGACTCTGGTGCTGAAATCGACCCAACTGGTTGTGAGGAGTATTGCAGAGGAGATGATTAGATTTTCTGCTAAAACACGTACATAGATGTGTGTTGGCGTTAGATATGGACTTgggttttgcagttttttttaaaggggtgcaATTTGTGACAGGGTTGGCATTGGCAATGCAATGGTAGATACAGTTGTAATCATTGAATCGACTTGAAAAACAAGTGCTGCGCCCTCCACACCAGAGATGCGGCTCTTGCAGTCTTCAGCCTTCCAGTGATTGGTGCATGTGCCAGTTGTGGTGTACCTGGCCATTGAGGGTTAAATGCActgaactccctccctctcttcctccctcagCCTTCTTTGATAATGCATTTTAGGTACTGCATAGTGGAGATCTTTTGCCAGCATTAagttctcctccccctctcttttcactctttttttttccttggcaTCTGGGGATGCAGAGAGCAAGGTGGGTGGGGTCCTTCCTTTTAGAGATGTGTGCCGGATTTCTTTTTCTGTCTATGGCTGGAGGTCACTGGATGCAAAACCCAAATTTATAATCAAAGAGAAGAGGCATGAGACGTCCCCTTACATCATCCACTTGCAATTCAGCCATAGAGCCTCGTAGATCCATGGAAGCCATTTAGTAGGAAGGAAAAAAATTTCAGTTTGCACTTGGGAGGGATCTACAggacaagaattttttttttccagtgaattTTGGCTTCCTCGTTTGGTCACCAGCAGAATAGACATATCTATCATTTCTCCAGCTAAGAAGCAATAATTGGGAAAAAGACGAAGCAACTCATCAACTAGACCATAGGAACCCTTAAGGTTGTCAAAAATGGCATGGCCTTGTGTTACCCGAGCATGTTGCATTGCTCGTTTTGGCAATAAACAAGACAAGGGGGACATTGCAGTCCCCTTAATGTTTTCAAAATATTCCGAAGTGACAGAAGGAGCTAATCTAAGCCAGCAACCACGCCCTGGCTCTGCTGCCATAGAAACTCAGCCACCGCTGGCAGATTCATACTATGGAGGCCAGTCTAGGTCATCCAGGGACTACTCAAGGAGACTGGAATCTACCAGGGGTTCAGTCATGAGGCAAGATTTCAAACCCTGGAAGTCAACCCCTGAGCAAAGCTGCAAACCAAGGAGTGAATACCTGCCCTCTGAGGCTCCTCTAGAAAGAGAGACCCAATACAAGAAAGATTATAGGTCATGGCCAATCCCACGCCAAGATGACCATCCTTGGATTCCGAAACCTATCCAAGGTCCGGTTTACATCCCTCCTGTTGAGGACAGAAAGAAGAAAGATTTAATGGGTTCTATCTTACCACCTGTAGAGAAGAGGATAATCGATGCTGATATCGCCGGAAGGGTAGCCATCGCATATAATGTAACCCCTGAGATTTTGGTATCGGTAGTGGAGGAAAGTAAAGTGATCCAGCAGCGAGAAAAGTTAACCAGTGCCAATCCAGTATCCAAGGAGGCAGCAAATATGCTTCAAAGTCAAGGAATCGAGGGCTGTGGAGCAAGATCCTCATACAGGTCAGAATAAGGTTCTTCTTATAAGATGGATTCAACATTATGATATTTTGCTGTGATGGGATTGATCTTCTTTGAGAGATCATGCAGAAAATAGAGAATTATGGAATATCTGCACTGCCCCTCATGGGAAATGGTCAGCTGTTTGATGATATAATAGGGATGTGTTCACTCAGgaatcattttttccccctttttggggcaaaCCGGTCTGTGCCTAACAGagatttttctttccttcttctgGATAAACATGGGTAAATGTGGAGTGTTTTAATAGTAAGCTACATCTAAGACCAAGTTCAC
This window contains:
- the MAP6 gene encoding microtubule-associated protein 6 isoform X1, whose translation is MAWPCITRACCIARFWNQLDKGDIAVPLVFTKYSEVTEAGQQHHAYLQQPQARPISSAIEAQPAHVEADHGAGSTRDLSHQTGPGHSKEPSGSVMRQDYKPWNVKPEASCKPKCEYQPSEAPFQKETQYQKDFKAWPIPRRGDHPWIPKPSAGLTAPTASSAAKMKKTPVALPEKRAEEPPKVEPTELVIPKVKASVTFSSVADIQATHKDIPEKRNREKSPSSRWSMEGMRPRDAADMLNRQIKEEGGVSSSYRNEFRAWTDVKPVKPIKARPQYRPPEEKVVHETSYKATFKGECNQPSAADNKLTERRRIRSLYSEPHKESSKVEKPNVQPSKPKKTTTPSHKPVKKAKDKQITPGRASKKKAPETTSSTTAKPEDKEKSKEMNNKLAEAKEAVTALLVEAQPMAKE
- the MAP6 gene encoding microtubule-associated protein 6 isoform X2; the protein is MAWPCITRACCIARFWNQLDKGDIAVPLVFTKYSEVTEAGQQHHAYLQQPQARPISSAIEAQPAHVEADHGAGSTRDLSHQTGPGHSKEPSGSVMRQDYKPWNVKPEASCKPKCEYQPSEAPFQKETQYQKDFKAWPIPRRGDHPWIPKPSAGLTAPTASSAAKMKKTPVALPEKRAEEPPKVEPTELVIPKVKASVTFSSVADIQATHKDIPEKRNREKSPSSRWSMEGMRPRDAADMLNRQIKEEGGVSSSYRNEFRAWTDVKPVKPIKARPQYRPPEEKVVHETSYKATFKGECNQPSAADNKLTERRRIRSLYSEPHKESSKVEKPNVQPSKPKKTTTPSHKPVKKAKDKQITPGRASKKKAPETTSSTTAKPEDKEKSKEMNNKLAEAKE
- the MAP6 gene encoding microtubule-associated protein 6 isoform X4 — its product is MAWPCVTRACCIARFGNKQDKGDIAVPLMFSKYSEVTEGANLSQQPRPGSAAIETQPPLADSYYGGQSRSSRDYSRRLESTRGSVMRQDFKPWKSTPEQSCKPRSEYLPSEAPLERETQYKKDYRSWPIPRQDDHPWIPKPIQGPVYIPPVEDRKKKDLMGSILPPVEKRIIDADIAGRVAIAYNVTPEILVSVVEESKVIQQREKLTSANPVSKEAANMLQSQGIEGCGARSSYRNEFRAWTDVKPVKPIKARPQYRPPEEKVVHETSYKATFKGECNQPSAADNKLTERRRIRSLYSEPHKESSKVEKPNVQPSKPKKTTTPSHKPVKKAKDKQITPGRASKKKAPETTSSTTAKPEDKEKSKEMNNKLAEAKE
- the MAP6 gene encoding microtubule-associated protein 6 isoform X3, with the translated sequence MAWPCVTRACCIARFGNKQDKGDIAVPLMFSKYSEVTEGANLSQQPRPGSAAIETQPPLADSYYGGQSRSSRDYSRRLESTRGSVMRQDFKPWKSTPEQSCKPRSEYLPSEAPLERETQYKKDYRSWPIPRQDDHPWIPKPIQGPVYIPPVEDRKKKDLMGSILPPVEKRIIDADIAGRVAIAYNVTPEILVSVVEESKVIQQREKLTSANPVSKEAANMLQSQGIEGCGARSSYRNEFRAWTDVKPVKPIKARPQYRPPEEKVVHETSYKATFKGECNQPSAADNKLTERRRIRSLYSEPHKESSKVEKPNVQPSKPKKTTTPSHKPVKKAKDKQITPGRASKKKAPETTSSTTAKPEDKEKSKEMNNKLAEAKEAVTALLVEAQPMAKE